GCTGGTTCAGCATCCCCATGGAGAGGGCGAGATTCTGCGGCGTGATGATGCCGACGATGCGGTCGCCTTCGAGGACAGGAACCATCTGCGCGCCCTGACCGGCCATGATGCGGCGCAGCGTTTTGACGAGGGAATCGTCGGGCTGTGCGGTCTGGAAGGAGCGTGTCATCACGCCCTGCACGTAGCCGTTGCCGTCGCTTTGCAGGGCGTCGACGATGCTCTGACGTGAGACCGCGCCAACGAGATTCGATCCGCGCACCACGGGAAAGACGTCCTGCAGGGTGTGGACGGAGCGTTGGAGCGCGTCTTCGAGGGTATCCGAGGCCGAGAGCATGCTGAACTGCGTGAGCATGACGTCACGCATACGCACCGCGTCGACATCGGTTTGCAGCAACAGCCCCTGATCTTCCATGTGCGCGCCGATCATGAGGAAGGCGCCGATCATGACCAGCCACATGTTTGGGACGAGGAGGCCGGCGACGATGAGTGCGATGGAGATGAACTGGCCCAGACCTGCCGCGGCTCGTGTGCTCTTCATGACGCCTTTGGTCTTGGCGAACTCGCCACGAAAGACGCGTCCTCCGTCGAGCGGCGAGGCTGGCAGCAGATTGACGACGCCGAGCAGGATGTTCATCCAGACTGCGGCCCTCAGCAGGTGCATGGGCGACATCCAGGGCCGCTCGAGGATGCTGACTTCAGGCGCGATCGTGAGCGTCATCGCGGCCAGCAGCACTCCGAATCCGATGTTCGCTGTTGGTCCGATGACGGCCATGCGCTTTTGCATCTCGGGGGTGGAGGCTTTCTCGGTTGCTTCGGTGCTGGCGTAGCTCATCAAGCCACCGACGGGAAGCAGAAGGATGCTGCGGAGGTCTAGCCCGAACCAGGCTGCCCCGATGGCGCGGGCTACCTCGCGAATCACCACGGCGAGCAGCAGAAGAAGCCAGAGAGCAAATCCTCTGCTCCCAGTGGAACCCGTCATGGACGCGTAGCTGATTGACAACCCGAGGATAAGGAGGAAGAAGGTGTGAATGCGGACATCCACGCCGAGAAATCTGCCGATCGGAAAAGACCACCCACGCATAAGGACTATTGTATGCGCTGCCGTCTCTCGATTCTCGTGTTGGCGGCTTACCATAGGCTCGCTTGCGTCTTACTATAGGCTCGCTTCCGTCTTACTATAGGAAAGATGCGCGTCATTGCAGGTACTTACCGCTCTCGCCAGCTCGCAGCTCCACGTGGTCTCGAGACTCGTCCGACCAGTGACCGTCTACGAGAGACGCTATTCAACATCCTCGCGCCACGACTTGAGGGTTGTCGTTTTGTCGATCTTTATGCGGGAACCGGGGCGGTGGGGATTGAAGCGATAAGCCGTGGCGCGGAGCACGTCTGGTTTGCGGAGAATGCTGAGCCGGCGCTGGCTTCGCTGCGACAGAATCTTGCCGCGCTGAAGATTGGTCGCGGATTTACGCTGGAGGATCGCGGTGTGGGAGCGATTCTGCAGCGGCTTGGCAAGCTCACGCAGCCGGTGGATATCGTCTATCTTGATCCACCCTACGAAGCTGAAGACGAGTACTCGGGCACGCTCAATTTTTTCGGGAGTGTACGTGGTCGCGCGATTCTAGGTGCGGATGCAGTGGTGGTTGCCGAACATGGGAGCAAATCGAAGCTTGCTTCACGCTATGGCGTGCTCGAACACACTCGTTTGTTGAAGCAGGGCGATGCCGCGCTCAGTTTTTTTGCCGCTGCGGCGGCTGAGCAAACCCTCCGCCCTGATGATGGCCAGTGAGCAGGTCTACTTCGAAGGCGGTCTCGCGATCGGTCAACAGGTTCCAGCCCATGCCGTGCAGCGTGTTTCCTTCCACGCCGGTGATGCGGACTCCCTCCCAGCTGAGTCGCGCCGTCTCCCACGCTTGTCCGCTTGCACCCCAGGCGATCATCGAATGAAAGCCGACAAATAAGAGGAGTTCCTGGGGGGCGAGGGGGCGTGCTTCGACCACAGGCTTCATCTCGATGTGAGTGCAGTGCTGCGGTTGTGTGGTATCGACGATGTAGGCGTAGCCGCCGGCCAGCGCGCACATCTCCCGCGGATTGGGACAGGCAAAGACGCCGGTCGGCATGGTGGAGTTGGTAAAGCCCAGGGCGCAGGTGGCGAGGAATGCTCCGCCGTCGGCTGGGCGAACCATCAGCTGCAACGCACCTCGGGCCAAGGCGTCTTCTTCGCCTGCGATCTGTTTTGGATAGACAAACTGCCGTGCGGGCGAGATGAGTGGCGCTGTCTTGAGGATCTCGGCGCTCCAGTTCTGAGCAAACACATCGGTACCTTGCATCACGTCCCGGCCCCCGAAAAATAAATATTGAAAAGTTGGCGTATCTTTCGAGTCCAAAAAGGTGACGTCCAAAACACCACGTCAGCCACGCATCTCACCACAAGTTCACCACGATTTACCATTCAAAAACACATCGGAATCCGCAAAATCCCCTGCAAAAAACGCACTTTCACCACCGTCAGATTTTTCTCTGGTAAAAACCCTCATTGCGCCGCGTCCAGGGCTTGCGCCATATCGTCAAGGAGGTCTTCGATGGCCTCGCAGCCGGCGCTCATGCGGATGAAGCCGTCCGGGACAGTGTCGCCGCCCCATTTCGCGCGACGCTCCGCTGTTGTCGTCACACCGCCGAAGCTGGTGGCTTCGGTTAGCAGCGATGATTTGGAGAGAAACGTGTCGGCGGATTTTTTGTCGCGCAATACGAAGCTCAATACCGGCCCGAAGTAGCGCATCTGTCTTTTCGCGATCGCGTGGCCGGCATGCGTAGGCAGGCCCGGATACAGGACGCTCTGTACGTCTTTTCTTGATGCGAGAAATTCGGCGATGCGTTGCGCGTTTTCGCAGGAGC
The nucleotide sequence above comes from Tunturibacter empetritectus. Encoded proteins:
- a CDS encoding site-2 protease family protein; protein product: MRGWSFPIGRFLGVDVRIHTFFLLILGLSISYASMTGSTGSRGFALWLLLLLAVVIREVARAIGAAWFGLDLRSILLLPVGGLMSYASTEATEKASTPEMQKRMAVIGPTANIGFGVLLAAMTLTIAPEVSILERPWMSPMHLLRAAVWMNILLGVVNLLPASPLDGGRVFRGEFAKTKGVMKSTRAAAGLGQFISIALIVAGLLVPNMWLVMIGAFLMIGAHMEDQGLLLQTDVDAVRMRDVMLTQFSMLSASDTLEDALQRSVHTLQDVFPVVRGSNLVGAVSRQSIVDALQSDGNGYVQGVMTRSFQTAQPDDSLVKTLRRIMAGQGAQMVPVLEGDRIVGIITPQNLALSMGMLNQRRKLRQPE
- the rsmD gene encoding 16S rRNA (guanine(966)-N(2))-methyltransferase RsmD gives rise to the protein MRVIAGTYRSRQLAAPRGLETRPTSDRLRETLFNILAPRLEGCRFVDLYAGTGAVGIEAISRGAEHVWFAENAEPALASLRQNLAALKIGRGFTLEDRGVGAILQRLGKLTQPVDIVYLDPPYEAEDEYSGTLNFFGSVRGRAILGADAVVVAEHGSKSKLASRYGVLEHTRLLKQGDAALSFFAAAAAEQTLRPDDGQ